Proteins encoded by one window of Branchiostoma floridae strain S238N-H82 chromosome 6, Bfl_VNyyK, whole genome shotgun sequence:
- the LOC118418643 gene encoding class A basic helix-loop-helix protein 15-like: MPSYDFTYFPDSSSEEEKFQVSFEETTENSVQQQQRTHVQAAKNGGGKVAKRKRPSRKKDPKNPESLLRRLVANSQERDRMHGINDALDRLRRHIPLHLGPRRLSKIKTLRLAMAYIEALTNMVHGETSSPGSTLSYPDSGEDSYQDKPEETQEQEAGKRFSGQVAISGKSFFGKAKERGKGRIRGHGKGAGRLGAEVTRPSGYKTGMQLCDDRMTSIRASS; the protein is encoded by the exons ATGCCTTCCTACGATTTTACCTACTTCCCCGACTCGTCGTCCGAAGAGGAGAAATTCCAAGTTTCTTTTGAAGAAACGACGGAAAACTCCGTGCAACAGCAACAGCGTACCCACGTGCAAGCGGCGAAAAATGGAGGGGGGAAGGTGGCTAAGAGGAAGCGGCCAAGCCGCAAGAAGGACCCGAAGAATCCCGAATCGTTGCTGCGGCGGCTTGTGGCGAACTCGCAGGAAAGAGACCGCATGCACGGGATAAACGACGCGCTGGACCGTCTGAGAAGACACATCCCTCTGCACCTCGGTCCACGCAGGCTCTCCAAGATTAAGACGTTACGTCTTGCCATGGCGTACATCGAGGCGTTGACAAACATGGTGCACGGAGAAACATCATCACCCGGTAGTACGCTATCTTATCCAGACAGCGGTGAAGACAGTTACCAAGATAAACCAGAAGAAACGCAGGAACAAGAAGCCGGAAAGCGTTTTTCCGGACAGGTCGCCATAAGCGGGAAGAGTTTCTTTGGGAAGGCGAAGGAAAGGGGAAAAGGAAGGATAAGAGGACACGGCAAAGGGGCGGGCAGACTTGGAGCTGAGGTCACCAGGCCAAGCGGCTACAAAACAGGCATGCAGCT ATGCGATGACAGAATGACTTCCATCAGGGCTTCTTCCTAA